One region of Bdellovibrio bacteriovorus genomic DNA includes:
- a CDS encoding LPXTG cell wall anchor domain-containing protein, with the protein MMKKLVILLACLGLASQVTSCTSKDNQADTEVTADYDSADLEKLEGDEALEIAGDDSLASDQLPEDALGETAAAETTTTTETTTTTTETTLGEDQATTEQTDVATSSETLPADPFAETTTMDAPPAASTTIVDTAPPATTEDNTTMVESSTKTETSTTVVESSSEEAPKKANVPLQKVATAPWQVGKTWYNTVYFARPGDSLASISQMIYGADKTKELKKGNPTFNSRDVRAGDKVYYNSPNRPDDSSKIVTYYEDNGMAPEVYVAKAGDNIRSVSKDLLGYDNAWKEVWSSNSVDSKGAIAEGTELRYWRGGQMAQAPSVPQQQQAPAQHQEVAGSMQQPPQDFPPPPPQGDMAPPPQDFAQGEIPPPPMPEQQEMAPPPPPPQDFAEQAPPPPPPPMEAVNPPAPQQAAADEAPTGMDNDTTVALGVVGLAAAGLAILIVLRKKRKQKELEQQAMDNTHVGT; encoded by the coding sequence ATGATGAAGAAACTCGTTATCTTATTAGCGTGCTTAGGTCTGGCTTCTCAGGTCACAAGCTGTACGTCTAAAGACAACCAAGCTGATACAGAAGTCACTGCCGATTATGATTCTGCGGATCTAGAGAAACTAGAAGGCGACGAAGCCCTTGAAATCGCAGGTGACGATTCTTTAGCTAGCGATCAACTTCCTGAAGACGCGTTGGGTGAAACAGCAGCTGCTGAAACAACAACCACTACTGAAACTACAACGACGACGACTGAAACTACGCTGGGCGAAGATCAAGCAACGACAGAACAAACAGATGTCGCGACTTCTTCAGAAACTTTGCCTGCAGATCCATTTGCTGAAACAACAACAATGGATGCTCCTCCTGCAGCTTCAACGACGATTGTCGATACAGCGCCTCCAGCAACAACAGAAGACAACACAACGATGGTTGAAAGCTCTACTAAAACAGAGACTTCGACGACAGTCGTTGAATCTTCCTCTGAAGAAGCTCCGAAAAAAGCGAATGTTCCTTTGCAAAAAGTGGCGACGGCTCCTTGGCAAGTGGGAAAAACTTGGTACAACACAGTTTACTTCGCAAGACCTGGTGATTCACTGGCAAGTATTAGCCAAATGATTTATGGCGCTGATAAAACAAAAGAATTGAAAAAGGGAAATCCTACTTTCAACTCTCGCGACGTTCGTGCGGGCGACAAAGTTTATTACAACTCTCCAAACCGTCCTGACGATTCATCTAAAATCGTAACTTATTATGAAGACAACGGCATGGCTCCAGAAGTTTATGTGGCTAAAGCTGGGGATAACATCCGTTCGGTTTCAAAAGACCTTCTTGGTTATGACAATGCTTGGAAAGAAGTATGGTCAAGTAACTCGGTAGATTCTAAAGGTGCGATTGCTGAAGGCACGGAACTTCGTTACTGGAGAGGCGGCCAAATGGCGCAAGCTCCATCTGTTCCTCAGCAACAACAAGCTCCAGCGCAACATCAAGAAGTTGCGGGATCTATGCAGCAACCTCCGCAAGATTTCCCACCACCTCCACCACAAGGTGATATGGCTCCGCCTCCACAAGATTTTGCTCAAGGAGAAATTCCTCCTCCACCAATGCCAGAGCAACAGGAAATGGCTCCGCCACCTCCACCGCCACAGGATTTTGCAGAGCAAGCTCCACCACCGCCGCCTCCTCCAATGGAAGCTGTCAATCCTCCGGCTCCACAACAAGCAGCAGCTGACGAAGCTCCAACTGGAATGGATAATGACACGACAGTGGCTTTAGGTGTTGTCGGTCTAGCAGCAGCGGGTCTTGCAATCTTGATCGTGCTTAGAAAGAAACGAAAACAAAAAGAGCTT
- a CDS encoding DUF192 domain-containing protein codes for MPVSLFAATPFKTRSIKVGTKTLVVEVAETADQHERGLMFREKLGENEGMLFIFKNVETRFFWMKNTLIDLSIGYFDGSGTLVDVQEMKSGKGIPDAQLPSYPSAKPAKYALEMQKGWFEKNKVKIGAKLQLLKP; via the coding sequence ATGCCGGTATCGCTATTTGCAGCGACACCGTTCAAGACAAGATCTATTAAAGTCGGAACTAAAACCTTGGTCGTGGAGGTAGCAGAGACTGCTGACCAACATGAACGTGGATTGATGTTTCGAGAAAAATTGGGTGAAAACGAGGGCATGCTTTTTATTTTTAAAAACGTAGAGACTCGTTTTTTCTGGATGAAAAATACGTTGATTGATCTTTCCATTGGATACTTTGATGGAAGCGGGACCTTGGTCGATGTTCAGGAAATGAAGTCTGGTAAAGGAATTCCGGATGCACAACTTCCTTCTTACCCAAGCGCAAAACCGGCGAAGTATGCTTTGGAGATGCAAAAAGGTTGGTTTGAAAAGAACAAAGTCAAAATTGGCGCTAAATTACAGCTGCTTAAACCATAG
- a CDS encoding Ppx/GppA phosphatase family protein, protein MKVAALDLGTNTFLCLIAEGTKDGIVKVHKDLATTVRLGQGVDKTGEFHPDALQRAKACLTEFKKEIDLHNVDRILAMATSAARDAKNGKELFKIGEDLGIPIEIIPGEDEARITYQGATAGMNDTQKTSLIVDVGGGSTELISGRGSKILFGESLNIGGVRLTEKFITSQPVSATEQKALEEYIQTQIKTVLPELQKEKIDQIIAVAGTPTSLVAIEVGGYDEKKVDGFFLGKDRLAYWVREFGATTVEEKKEKYQLGGRADIIFAGASILLAVIEALKLPGMIVSTKGVRYGVALEMLKN, encoded by the coding sequence ATGAAAGTCGCAGCCCTTGATCTTGGAACGAATACCTTTCTTTGTTTAATTGCTGAAGGCACAAAAGATGGAATCGTCAAAGTGCATAAAGACCTGGCAACAACAGTTCGCCTAGGTCAAGGTGTCGATAAGACTGGCGAGTTTCATCCCGATGCTCTTCAGCGGGCGAAAGCATGTCTTACAGAATTTAAAAAAGAAATTGATTTGCATAACGTGGACCGCATTCTGGCCATGGCGACTTCGGCAGCACGGGATGCAAAAAATGGAAAAGAGCTTTTTAAAATCGGCGAAGACCTGGGAATCCCTATTGAGATTATTCCCGGTGAAGATGAAGCCCGTATCACTTACCAAGGTGCTACGGCAGGAATGAATGACACTCAAAAGACATCTTTGATTGTCGATGTGGGCGGCGGCTCTACAGAGCTTATCTCGGGACGAGGGAGCAAAATTCTTTTTGGAGAAAGCCTTAACATTGGCGGCGTACGTTTGACTGAAAAATTCATCACGAGCCAACCTGTTTCGGCTACAGAGCAAAAAGCTCTTGAAGAATACATTCAGACGCAAATTAAAACAGTATTACCGGAACTGCAAAAAGAAAAAATTGATCAGATTATAGCGGTAGCAGGAACACCCACTTCTCTTGTCGCAATCGAGGTCGGTGGATATGACGAAAAGAAAGTCGACGGCTTTTTTTTGGGGAAAGACCGCTTAGCCTATTGGGTGCGTGAGTTTGGCGCAACGACTGTGGAAGAAAAGAAAGAAAAATATCAATTAGGTGGCCGCGCCGACATTATTTTTGCAGGTGCCTCGATTTTACTTGCCGTGATAGAGGCATTGAAGCTTCCCGGAATGATTGTTTCCACTAAAGGAGTTCGATATGGCGTCGCTCTTGAAATGCTTAAAAATTAG